A genomic region of Rhipicephalus sanguineus isolate Rsan-2018 chromosome 3, BIME_Rsan_1.4, whole genome shotgun sequence contains the following coding sequences:
- the LOC119388169 gene encoding kinase suppressor of Ras 1 isoform X2, with amino-acid sequence MWLTRTLSTPKRCSTCNKMVYFTGIRCKQCGALSHESCANHSPHWCSPATVVDLGRRSGAGNHHTLDAAEDRCGEQEWRFSSVGHEVLTVSPLMDQPFLFSSGDHGTLASASQLQPALPSAAPPPPRSPTLAVTGLLKVVHWLSQRRKSARPDAGKQHGRSRLADERLARKKLKVLSSHQPAAATPPCTCHTRKASFAAGILSPNGSLSSSGYISSSASSAVQTPSDTELDCRGARAHEPCRLHPTRGAGLVRQNAVISEHGRSGRQWLANKARTLSLETKANDVEKLCATWPPLGRSAGNPAENFLEEPESGIEESEQEDKSKNQSTNIKDTLGEWCVPYKDVEFKERLRQGRDTDVYRGRWHGEVLIYTFRHTKEQDVTRFWDEVGKLSMIRHENIALFMGACAEPPQYAIITSMKKGPSLFEHIHIKKHHLSFHTKVNIARQIVQGMGYLHAKGIVHKSLTSKNVVLESRVKLCLMDQGLAERVHDPSDRGCLARGHLTYLAPELMRQLKVEPPNVFSDCEPSQESDLYAFGTILYELIAEAFPFNFQHPHSVIWQIASGQQQPLNHLQCTGSFKTLIHECWFKAPEARPSFVMIGRQLQENVTLHRKHSSSEPDRLHHSGLGIGRQPLCS; translated from the exons GGCGCTGTCGCACGAATCGTGCGCCAACCACAGCCCCCACTGGTGCTCCCCGGCCACCGTTGTCGACCTGGGACGCCGCAGCGGCGCGGGAAACCACCACACACTGGATGCAG CCGAAGACCGCTGCGGAGAACAGGAGTGGCGCTTCTCGAGCGTGGGCCACGAGGTGCTCACCGTGAGCCCGCTGATGGATCAGCCTTTCCTGTTCAGCAGTGGCGACCACGGCACTTTGGCGTCGGCTAGTCAGCTGCAGCCGGCTCTGCCGTCGGCGGCGCCGCCACCACCCCGCTCTCCGACGCTGGCCGTGACGGGGCTGCTGAAGGTGGTCCACTGGCTCTCCCAGAGGCGCAAATCTGCGCGCCCTGACGCCGGCAAGCAGCACGGCCGCTCGCGGCTGGCCGACGAGCGGCTGGCGCGCAAGAAGCTCAAGGTGCTGAGCTCACACCAGCCGGCCGCGGCCACGCCGCCTTGCACGTGCCACACGCGCAAGGCATCGTTCGCTGCCGGCATCCTGTCGCCCAACGGCAGCCTCTCGTCGAGCGGCTACATCTCGTCGTCGGCCTCGTCGGCCGTGCAGACGCCGTCAGACACCGAGCTCGACTGCCGCGGCGCCCGGGCGCACGAACCCTGCCGGCTGCATCCGACGCGCGGTGCCGGCCTGGTGCGCCAGAACGCGGTGATCAGCGAGCACGGCCGCTCGGGTCGCCAGTGGCTGGCCAACAAGGCGCGTACGCTCAGCCTCGAGACCAAGGCCAACGACGTGGAAAAGCTGTGCGCTACGTGGCCTCCTCTGGGAAGGTCAGCTGGAAATCCAGCAG AGAACTTTCTTGAAGAACCCGAGTCTGGCATTGAAGAGAGTGAGCAGGAAGACAAATCAAA AAACCAAAGCACCAACATCAAGGACACGTTAGGTGAATGGTGTGTGCCGTACAAGGATGTGGAGTTCAAGGAAAGACTACGACAAGGCAGGGATACGGATGTCTACAG GGGACGATGGCATGGTGAAGTCCTCATCTATACCTTTCGACACACCAAAGAGCAAGATGTGACGAGATTTTGGGATGAAGTTGGCAAACTCAGCATGATCCGTCACGAAAACATTGCCCTTTTCATGGGTGCATGTGCAGAACCTCCACAGTATGCCATCATCACCAG CATGAAGAAAGGCCCATCATTGTTTGAACACATCCACATCAAGAAGCACCACCTCTCATTCCACACCAAGGTCAATATTGCAAGACAGATTGTGCAG GGCATGGGCTATTTGCACGCCAAAGGCATTGTGCACAAGAGCCTCACCTCCAAGAATGTTGTACTGGAGAGTAGAGTCAAGCTGTGCCTCATGGATCAAGGTCTTGCGGAGAGGGTACATGACCCGTCTGATCGTGGCTGCCTTGCACGGGGTCATCTCACCTACCTGGCTCCCGAATTGATGCGCCAACTGAAAGTGGAGCCACCAAATGTCTTCTCAGACTGTGAACCATCGCAAGAGTCGGACCTTTATGCCTTTGG GACGATCTTGTATGAACTGATTGCTGAAGCCTTCCCATTTAACTTTCAACACCCACACTCAGTCATTTGGCAGATTGCATCTGGGCAGCAGCAGCCACTCAACCATCTTCAGTGCACTGGGAGCTTCAAG ACACTGATCCATGAATGCTGGTTCAAGGCACCTGAAGCTCGTCCCTCTTTTGTCATGATTGGGCGGCAGCTCCAGGAAAAT GTGACTCTCCACCGAAAGCACAGTTCCTCTGAGCCGGACCGCTTGCACCATTCTGGTCTTGGCATTGGCCGACAGCCACTGTGTTCCTAA